One segment of Stappia sp. 28M-7 DNA contains the following:
- a CDS encoding alpha/beta fold hydrolase, with protein sequence MTDPTLAHDLRIETGRGAIFARMWWEKASLHDAPPPIVLFHDSLGAVDLWRSFPRALAVATGRPVIAYDRLGFGRSDAFPGALPADFIEAEGRDTLPLLREAFGFTQFIACGHSVGGGMAVETAGRYRETCLAVITMGAQAFIEDRTLDGIRVARATFQQPEELARLARYHDDKARWVVDAWTETWLSPDFAGWTQDKALDKVACPLLAIHGDADEFGSPAHPGRIAEGRGRAVLLPGIGHNPHREAEAQTVAMIAGFLAGLDGHADQGLGLGAGA encoded by the coding sequence ATGACAGATCCAACTCTTGCCCACGACCTGCGGATCGAGACCGGCCGCGGCGCGATCTTCGCCCGGATGTGGTGGGAAAAGGCCTCTCTCCACGATGCGCCGCCGCCGATCGTGCTGTTTCACGACTCCCTCGGCGCCGTCGATCTGTGGCGCAGCTTTCCGCGAGCGCTTGCCGTGGCGACAGGTCGTCCGGTGATCGCCTATGACCGGCTCGGCTTCGGACGCTCGGACGCCTTCCCCGGAGCGCTGCCCGCGGACTTCATCGAGGCGGAGGGACGCGACACCCTCCCGCTCCTGCGCGAGGCTTTCGGCTTTACGCAGTTCATCGCCTGCGGTCACAGCGTCGGCGGCGGAATGGCTGTGGAGACCGCCGGCCGATATCGCGAGACCTGCCTTGCCGTCATCACGATGGGCGCGCAGGCCTTCATTGAGGATCGCACGCTGGACGGCATCCGCGTCGCGCGCGCTACGTTTCAACAGCCGGAAGAACTGGCGCGGCTTGCTCGCTACCACGACGACAAGGCGCGCTGGGTGGTGGACGCCTGGACCGAAACCTGGCTGTCGCCGGATTTCGCCGGCTGGACGCAGGACAAGGCGCTGGACAAGGTCGCCTGCCCGCTGCTCGCCATCCACGGGGATGCGGATGAGTTCGGCTCGCCCGCCCATCCCGGCCGCATCGCCGAGGGACGCGGGCGCGCCGTGCTGCTGCCCGGCATCGGTCACAATCCCCACCGCGAGGCCGAAGCACAGACCGTCGCAATGATCGCTGGCTTCCTCGCTGGGCTCGATGGCCATGCCGATCAGGGGCTTGGTTTGGGCGCTGGCGCGTAA
- a CDS encoding DUF3833 family protein, producing the protein MPALIFCREAARANISAVAAVLALVLLLPMLAAGSARAADKPLVLEEYFRGRTVGEGVFESRIAGIRRPFTVVTHGSWNPKTFTLRLREDFRFADGERDTKVWFFQKVAENRYIGTRSDVLNPVTITAGGASIRFDYAAELTTADGPVAVRFCDTLTRVDARTVRNTADVRKYGITVGTVDLTFRR; encoded by the coding sequence ATGCCCGCGCTGATCTTCTGCCGCGAGGCGGCTCGCGCCAACATTTCCGCCGTCGCGGCGGTTCTTGCCTTAGTGCTTCTGCTGCCGATGCTGGCTGCCGGTTCTGCGCGCGCAGCCGACAAACCGCTGGTTCTTGAAGAGTATTTCCGAGGCCGCACGGTCGGAGAAGGCGTGTTCGAGAGCCGGATCGCCGGTATCCGCCGCCCCTTCACCGTGGTGACCCACGGCAGTTGGAACCCGAAGACCTTTACCTTGCGCCTGCGCGAAGACTTCCGCTTCGCCGATGGCGAGCGCGATACCAAGGTCTGGTTCTTCCAGAAGGTGGCGGAAAACCGCTATATCGGCACGCGGTCCGACGTGCTGAACCCGGTGACGATCACCGCCGGCGGAGCAAGCATCCGCTTCGACTATGCCGCGGAACTGACCACCGCGGATGGACCGGTGGCCGTGCGCTTCTGCGACACGCTTACACGGGTCGACGCGCGCACCGTGCGCAACACCGCCGATGTGCGCAAATACGGCATCACCGTCGGCACCGTCGATCTCACTTTCCGCAGATAG
- a CDS encoding superoxide dismutase translates to MAFELPDLPYAYDALGPYMSAETLEYHHDKHHMAYVTNGNNLLKDSGLEGKSLEDVVKESFGKNAGLFNNAGQHYNHIHFWKWMKPNGGGNKLPGGLASRIDSDLGGFDKFRADFIAAGTTQFGSGWAWLVLKDGKLAVTKTPNGENPLVHGAVPLLGVDVWEHSYYIDYRNARPKYLEAFVDNLVNWDYVDELFQAAS, encoded by the coding sequence ATGGCTTTTGAACTCCCGGACCTGCCCTATGCCTACGACGCGCTTGGCCCCTATATGTCGGCCGAGACGCTCGAGTATCACCACGACAAGCACCACATGGCCTATGTGACCAACGGCAACAACCTGCTGAAGGATTCCGGCCTTGAGGGCAAGTCGCTGGAGGACGTGGTCAAGGAGAGCTTCGGCAAGAACGCCGGTCTCTTCAACAATGCGGGCCAGCACTACAACCACATCCATTTCTGGAAGTGGATGAAGCCGAATGGCGGCGGCAACAAGCTGCCGGGCGGCCTGGCTTCGCGCATCGACTCCGACCTCGGCGGCTTCGACAAGTTCCGCGCGGACTTCATTGCCGCCGGCACCACGCAGTTCGGCTCCGGCTGGGCCTGGCTGGTGTTGAAGGACGGCAAGCTGGCCGTCACGAAGACCCCGAACGGCGAGAACCCGCTGGTGCACGGCGCAGTGCCGCTGCTGGGCGTCGATGTATGGGAGCACTCCTACTATATCGACTACCGCAACGCGCGCCCGAAGTACCTCGAGGCCTTCGTCGACAACCTGGTCAACTGGGACTATGTCGACGAGCTGTTCCAGGCCGCGTCGTAA
- a CDS encoding Stf0 family sulfotransferase has protein sequence MTPFQSYVICTSPRSGSTLLCRLLAATGIAGRPSSLFHEPSLDDWLERFELSADTDRDEHEVLAEIFAAALDEGRGGTDVFGVRLQRHSFTFFRDKLAILHPSRPSDHARLEAAFGRTLFIHLTRLDKAAQAVSYVKAQQSGLWHRASDGTELERLSPPREPVYDTELLRSTHDTMATADRDWENWFADQGIAPLRLTYEALSADPPATLRLVLDALGLDPSPANTAVPDVARLADAKSRDWVVRLRADLEARQP, from the coding sequence ATGACGCCTTTCCAGTCCTACGTGATCTGTACCTCGCCGCGCAGCGGCAGCACGCTGCTGTGCCGGCTTCTGGCCGCGACAGGCATCGCCGGTCGGCCGAGTTCGCTCTTCCATGAGCCATCGCTGGACGACTGGCTGGAGCGCTTCGAGCTTTCCGCCGATACCGACCGCGACGAACACGAGGTTCTCGCCGAGATATTCGCCGCCGCCCTCGACGAGGGGCGCGGCGGGACCGACGTCTTCGGGGTCCGTCTGCAGCGGCACAGCTTCACCTTCTTCCGCGACAAGCTCGCGATCCTGCACCCTAGCCGCCCGAGCGACCATGCGCGCCTCGAAGCGGCCTTCGGCCGTACGCTGTTCATTCACCTGACCCGTCTGGACAAGGCGGCGCAGGCGGTGTCCTACGTGAAGGCGCAGCAGAGCGGCCTGTGGCACAGGGCCTCGGACGGTACGGAGCTGGAACGCCTGTCGCCGCCGCGCGAACCGGTCTACGACACGGAGCTGCTGCGCAGCACTCACGACACAATGGCAACGGCGGATCGCGACTGGGAAAACTGGTTCGCGGACCAGGGCATCGCGCCGCTGCGACTTACCTATGAGGCCCTTTCGGCCGACCCGCCGGCAACGCTGCGTCTTGTGCTCGATGCCCTCGGCCTCGACCCGTCTCCGGCAAACACTGCCGTGCCGGACGTCGCCCGGCTGGCCGATGCGAAGAGCCGGGACTGGGTGGTGCGGCTGCGGGCAGACCTTGAGGCCCGACAGCCCTAG
- a CDS encoding YbfB/YjiJ family MFS transporter gives MIAKPRTTAPSPVLLAFGGFCALAAAMGIGRFALTPVLPFMSEAIPLSASQAGLIASANYLGYLIGALAVMAVSKDKIGTGFLLSLAGSAATSALMAVDGGLVWLALVRFFGGIASAGVLVFSSTLVLDRLAAAGRGELAQFFFSGVGIGIALSAATVGWLAREGAGWQGLWAACGLVSAVLSMGAILFVVARAPRMTASPAASAAPARARISPALVRLAIAYALFGIGYVVTATFLTSILRQSETLAPFEAPAWAAVGLAAAGSVWVWGRVSAWLGGAWAFSLACLAEAIGVAASVTFSGLAGMALAAVLLGGTFMGITSLGLIEGRRLAGGDPRKVMALMTACFGTGQMVGPTLAGLIADATGSFYWPSMAAAALLVLAALLVGPLSGPRPARVQAK, from the coding sequence ATGATTGCCAAGCCACGCACCACCGCCCCCTCCCCCGTGTTGCTCGCGTTCGGCGGTTTCTGCGCCTTGGCGGCCGCCATGGGCATCGGCCGCTTCGCGCTGACGCCGGTGCTGCCCTTCATGAGCGAAGCCATCCCGCTGTCTGCCTCGCAGGCGGGACTCATCGCTTCGGCCAATTATCTCGGCTATCTGATCGGCGCATTGGCCGTGATGGCGGTCAGCAAGGACAAGATCGGCACGGGCTTCCTGCTCAGCCTGGCCGGCAGCGCGGCGACGTCCGCCTTGATGGCGGTCGACGGCGGCCTCGTCTGGCTCGCGCTGGTGCGGTTTTTCGGCGGCATCGCCAGTGCCGGCGTGCTGGTGTTCAGCTCCACACTGGTGCTGGACCGGCTGGCAGCGGCCGGGCGCGGCGAACTCGCCCAGTTCTTCTTCTCCGGCGTCGGCATCGGCATCGCCCTGTCGGCGGCGACAGTCGGCTGGCTGGCCCGCGAAGGCGCGGGCTGGCAGGGCCTGTGGGCCGCCTGCGGCCTGGTGTCGGCAGTGCTGAGCATGGGCGCCATTCTCTTCGTGGTGGCGCGGGCGCCGCGCATGACCGCCTCGCCCGCGGCAAGTGCAGCGCCTGCACGCGCCCGCATCTCGCCTGCCCTTGTGCGCCTCGCCATCGCCTATGCGCTGTTCGGCATCGGCTATGTGGTAACCGCCACCTTCCTGACCTCGATCCTGCGCCAGTCGGAAACGCTGGCCCCGTTCGAGGCGCCCGCCTGGGCAGCGGTGGGGCTGGCCGCGGCCGGATCCGTCTGGGTCTGGGGCCGGGTCTCGGCCTGGCTGGGAGGGGCCTGGGCCTTCTCGCTCGCCTGCCTGGCAGAGGCCATCGGCGTTGCCGCCAGCGTGACATTCTCCGGCCTCGCCGGCATGGCGCTGGCCGCCGTCCTGCTCGGCGGCACGTTCATGGGCATCACGTCGCTGGGACTGATCGAGGGACGGCGCCTTGCCGGCGGGGACCCGCGCAAGGTGATGGCGCTGATGACTGCCTGCTTCGGCACCGGCCAGATGGTCGGCCCGACGCTGGCGGGCCTGATCGCCGATGCCACGGGCAGCTTCTACTGGCCGTCGATGGCCGCCGCCGCCCTTCTGGTGCTGGCAGCGCTGCTGGTCGGCCCGCTGTCGGGACCGCGACCGGCGCGCGTCCAGGCAAAATGA
- a CDS encoding branched-chain amino acid aminotransferase — translation MSEWSQTWNWIDGNWIEGNAPIMGTRTHASWLGSSVFDGARAFEGVTPDLDLHCQRLNDSAVALGLNPVMKAGEMMELTQDGLSRFAPNTPVYVKPMYWAEGDGIGTIAGDAASTRFALCLFEAALAPKDAAISLTLSPFRRPTLETMPVNAKAGCLYPNNARAIVEAKSRGFDNAIVLDMLGNVAELTTANVFMVKDGAVHTPAWNGTFLNGITRQRIIKLLRDAGTEVYERTLGYGDFLDADEIFSTGNYNKVVPVKRIEDRELQPGPVAQRARDLYWEFAHG, via the coding sequence ATGAGCGAATGGTCGCAAACCTGGAACTGGATCGACGGTAACTGGATCGAGGGCAATGCCCCGATCATGGGTACGCGTACCCACGCTTCATGGCTGGGCTCGTCGGTGTTCGACGGCGCGCGCGCCTTTGAAGGCGTGACGCCGGACCTCGATCTCCACTGTCAGCGCCTCAACGATTCCGCGGTTGCCCTTGGCCTCAACCCGGTGATGAAGGCCGGCGAGATGATGGAGCTGACGCAGGACGGCCTGTCCCGTTTCGCCCCCAATACGCCGGTCTATGTGAAGCCGATGTACTGGGCGGAAGGCGACGGCATCGGCACCATCGCCGGCGATGCGGCCTCCACCCGCTTCGCGCTCTGCCTGTTCGAGGCGGCTCTCGCGCCGAAGGATGCGGCGATCTCGCTGACCCTGTCGCCGTTCCGCCGCCCGACGCTGGAGACCATGCCGGTCAATGCGAAGGCCGGCTGCCTTTACCCGAACAACGCACGGGCCATCGTCGAGGCCAAGTCCCGCGGCTTCGACAATGCCATCGTGCTGGACATGCTCGGCAACGTCGCGGAGCTGACCACGGCCAACGTGTTCATGGTCAAGGACGGCGCCGTCCATACGCCGGCCTGGAACGGTACGTTCCTCAATGGCATCACCCGCCAGCGTATCATCAAGCTGCTGCGCGACGCCGGCACCGAGGTCTACGAGCGTACGCTCGGCTATGGCGACTTCCTGGATGCCGACGAGATCTTCTCGACCGGTAACTACAACAAGGTGGTTCCGGTCAAGCGGATCGAGGATCGCGAGCTGCAGCCGGGCCCGGTCGCTCAGCGCGCTCGCGACCTCTATTGGGAATTCGCCCACGGCTGA
- a CDS encoding S9 family peptidase encodes MLKTPNSPLSDAAAAPAPRAEQRPLTLTTHGIVREDPYHWLRAENWQEVMRAPDTLDPAIRAYLEAENAHLEAGMADTKGLQETLFSEMKGRIKEDDSSVPMADGPYAYGFAYVAGGQHPRLVRMARETAERGGEAEEILIDGDKEASGKAYFRLGGASHSPDHSRLAWAFDDKGSEFYTLLVRDLASGRDLDQRIEDTGGGGVWSACGRYLFYVRLDDNHRPSRLFRHEVGTDPAGDVLVYEEADPGFFMGIGKTQSGRFLTIDIHDHETSEVRLIPADAPLEAPLTVAPRATGTEYSVEDDGGDTLLLLTNHGGAEDFRIMSLPLAALRAGAGPEAWQDVVPHREGRLILSFTCYAKHMVRLEREDGLPRIVVRRVADGLEHAIAFDEEAYSLGLTDGYEFNTNRIRFSYSSMTTPAQVFDYDMETRERTLRKTQEVPSGHDPDAYVTRRLQVPAGDGETVPVSLLYRKDTPLDGSAPCLLYGYGSYGITIPASFNTNCLSLVDRGFVYAIAHVRGGKDKGFRWYRDGRRQAKMNTFTDFIAAARHLADEGFTSPDRIVAQGGSAGGMLMGAVVNMAPEAFGGIIAEVPFVDVLNTMLDDTLPLTPPEWPEWGNPIASPDDYRTIAAYSPYDNVAAQAYPPILAVGGLTDPRVTYWEPAKWVARLRERRSNEAALFLKTNMEAGHGGASGRFDRLKEVALVYAFALKVAGATG; translated from the coding sequence CGCCATCCGCGCCTATCTGGAAGCGGAGAACGCCCACCTGGAAGCCGGCATGGCCGACACGAAGGGCCTGCAGGAGACGCTGTTCTCCGAGATGAAGGGGCGGATCAAGGAAGACGACAGCAGCGTGCCGATGGCCGACGGGCCCTATGCCTACGGCTTTGCCTATGTGGCCGGCGGACAGCATCCGCGCCTCGTCCGGATGGCGCGCGAGACAGCCGAGCGCGGCGGCGAGGCCGAGGAAATCCTGATCGACGGCGACAAGGAAGCGAGCGGCAAGGCCTATTTCCGCCTCGGCGGCGCGTCGCACTCGCCCGATCATTCGCGCCTTGCCTGGGCCTTCGACGACAAGGGCTCGGAGTTCTACACCCTGCTCGTGCGGGATCTCGCCAGCGGGCGCGATCTCGACCAGCGGATCGAGGACACGGGCGGCGGCGGCGTCTGGTCCGCCTGCGGCCGCTATCTCTTCTATGTGCGCCTCGACGACAATCACCGGCCCTCCAGGCTGTTCCGCCATGAGGTCGGGACGGATCCGGCTGGTGACGTGCTGGTCTACGAGGAGGCCGATCCGGGCTTCTTCATGGGCATCGGCAAGACCCAGTCAGGCCGCTTCCTGACCATCGACATTCACGACCACGAGACGTCCGAGGTCCGCCTGATCCCGGCCGATGCCCCGCTGGAAGCCCCCCTCACGGTCGCCCCGCGCGCAACCGGCACCGAGTATTCGGTGGAAGACGACGGCGGCGACACGCTGCTGCTGCTGACCAATCATGGCGGCGCCGAAGACTTCCGCATCATGAGCCTGCCGCTCGCCGCCTTGCGCGCGGGCGCCGGCCCGGAAGCCTGGCAGGATGTGGTGCCGCATCGCGAGGGCCGGCTGATCCTCTCCTTCACCTGCTATGCCAAGCACATGGTGCGGCTGGAGCGGGAAGACGGGCTGCCGCGCATCGTCGTGCGCCGCGTCGCCGACGGTTTGGAGCATGCCATCGCCTTCGACGAGGAGGCCTATTCGCTCGGCCTCACCGACGGCTACGAGTTCAATACCAACCGCATCCGCTTTTCCTACTCGTCGATGACGACGCCGGCGCAGGTGTTCGACTACGACATGGAGACGCGCGAGCGCACGCTGCGCAAGACGCAGGAAGTGCCGTCCGGCCATGACCCGGATGCCTATGTGACGCGGCGCCTGCAGGTGCCGGCCGGCGACGGCGAGACGGTGCCGGTGTCGCTGCTCTACCGCAAGGACACGCCGCTGGACGGCAGCGCGCCCTGCCTGCTCTACGGCTACGGCTCCTACGGCATCACCATCCCGGCGAGCTTCAACACCAACTGCCTGTCGCTCGTCGATCGCGGCTTCGTCTATGCCATCGCGCATGTCCGCGGCGGCAAGGACAAGGGCTTCCGCTGGTACCGGGATGGCCGCCGGCAGGCCAAGATGAACACATTCACCGACTTCATCGCCGCCGCCCGCCATCTGGCCGACGAGGGGTTCACCTCGCCCGACCGGATCGTCGCGCAGGGCGGTTCGGCCGGCGGCATGCTGATGGGCGCGGTGGTCAACATGGCGCCAGAGGCCTTCGGCGGCATCATCGCCGAGGTGCCCTTCGTCGACGTGCTCAACACCATGCTCGACGACACGCTGCCGCTGACGCCGCCCGAATGGCCGGAATGGGGCAATCCGATCGCCTCGCCGGACGATTACCGGACGATTGCCGCCTACTCGCCTTACGACAATGTCGCGGCGCAGGCCTATCCGCCGATCCTGGCGGTCGGCGGACTGACCGACCCGCGCGTCACCTATTGGGAGCCGGCCAAGTGGGTTGCGCGTCTGCGTGAGCGGCGCAGCAACGAGGCAGCGCTCTTCCTCAAAACCAACATGGAAGCCGGTCACGGCGGCGCCTCGGGCCGGTTCGACCGGCTCAAGGAAGTGGCCCTCGTCTATGCCTTCGCGCTGAAGGTGGCGGGCGCGACAGGCTAA
- a CDS encoding DUF2892 domain-containing protein yields MSMITTNVGSADRIARIVVGVALIAFALFGPAEITWKWIGWIGVVPLLTAFLKWCPAYTLFGVNTCGR; encoded by the coding sequence ATGTCGATGATCACCACCAATGTCGGCAGTGCCGACCGGATCGCCCGCATCGTCGTCGGCGTGGCGCTGATTGCCTTCGCCCTGTTCGGTCCGGCGGAGATCACCTGGAAGTGGATCGGCTGGATCGGCGTCGTGCCGCTGCTGACCGCATTTCTGAAATGGTGCCCGGCCTATACGCTGTTCGGCGTCAACACCTGCGGCCGCTAG